The Ischnura elegans chromosome 9, ioIscEleg1.1, whole genome shotgun sequence genome includes the window ACAGATTTTTCTACATacatgtaacgccatgcatttttCCATGTCGTTTCTAAATCATTTCAATTGGTGGAGATAAACTTAGCTATTAAAGCTATTTCAGCATGCTAAGTTCATCTAATTGCCGCTAAAATAATCATATCGGAATCGCAAAGCAActtcttaacccattaatccccagagttgcgttaacgcaacattattgaatactaattctcagaacaagtttctacctcagaatatttttttcttcgatttactgactttttttaaatatctctagttctaattttgttatttccaccaacattttcattcatataattgtatttttatggctgatggcgtttggcataaaaatcgatgcgcacatacgagacacccaaggaaaaatgacatacagcatgtccgttaaggcagaatggggaatttcctccaaaggagtactgataactcccggcgaagatggcgtgtgtacaaatcaagataaaaaataaaacatgtaacttaagtttttaaaattactttttttaatttatttgccggagttttcccagcgttgcgtatacgcaacattttgaaaatcatataatatgttgaaaatattttttttccaaaaattcatcttaattaggccaaaataactcggaaaatacgaaacaaccgaagttaaaaacCCTGCATACAGTCTGGGGATATAATGGGTTAAAAGAATACTTCATCATGACTATCAAACACAGTTCATGAGTAGAATGATGTAAAATGACATGGCGAttgatattttcaattgaaaactacGCAGTACAACCACCTCTCTGATAGAAATTATTGTTTCAGTATTTTCCGATTTAGGTGGGTCTCTATGGAGTATTTTAGGAGTATTTCGGCAGTCTACCCTCTCTTCAGTTCCCAGTAAGCCCCATTCCCCtacatttttatctaaaaatattctcttccttcGTCTCCCTCGtctacccaatattctaccctctaacactgttttcaacatccccttcccgctcagcaTTCGCTCCAACCAacccttctgtttcctccgtatctcatctagctctgaaaaaaattattaggatCGCACGCCTCCCTTCCGTCCGAGTTACATTTCAGTGAAGATGTCATATTATTTCAGCAATCACAATCTTTAAGCTTACCTTTATATGTGCGGAAGTCAGGTTCAATTTTTTACCATGACCATATTTTAGCAACTCCTCAGCGAAGTAAACTCTTGACCAGTGGTACAAATTTTCACATACCTGAAATTAGAAATAATTGATATTAGTGATACAATTCCATCCATCAAAATTGATAACTTATTAATACATAATAGTCATTGCGTTAATTGGACAACTCAAGGCATCATCCATCAAGGCATAACTTGAGGAAACCTACCACAAAGTCGGTAAATCTAACATGAAATCGTACTGTGTGATTGCCGTAAGCACCGTGTGATTCAACCAACAAAATAGAAATTAAGAAATACTACAATCGTAGGAAAAATGTCAAAAAGCAGTAATTCCCTATGTATCCAGCAAATTTTCTCATTAAGAAAACGTCCTTATTTAATAGTAAAGAAAGCAGTTCTACGAATCCTCTACGAAAAGTGGTGTAAACTATAAGTAAAGCCAAGTCTCGTATTCGGAGTGTGGTCGCCTCAAATAATTAGAGCCTTCAGTCCTCAGCCAAAAAGCTCCGGGGTCATATCAAAGCCTTCTTAAActcaaaaaaacaaaataaatacgaGGACACCCAAAGAAAAGAACTGACGCCATAACCTCCATGCATGTAATCCTCATTTAACGGCGTTATTTAAGCCTTAATGCCCACAAATATAAACATTCAGGCGTAAAATTGAGTCGGTAAAAGGTAAAAGCGTATTTagattttattgcaataaagCCTTTGTGGCCATACAGAAACttaaaaacagtttaaaaatttaactggTAACttaaaaagatatgaatatacCCAAACTTTTCATTGTaaagtttaaaattatcaatCCCATCAGCTTTGGACCCATTAAATATTCTAAGGATTCGATCGAATTCCTCGCGAATGTCCATTATATCCCAAGACTGACAGGGAATAGATAAGATCGAATATGGTACACTTTTTAGGCGAATGGCTATGGATTTCCATGGAGAAACCGTCTTAAAGACTTTCTACAAAATGCCCTTGATGTTGCAAAATCTTGCCGAAATTTTTCTCGccggaaaatatttgaaacacgTGCCGATTATGAATTAACGAACCGTGGAGAGGAGAAACAAGCTCGAAAACTCGTCCCTAatacattataatgataaaatatggaaaattggtGAGTAACCTTTAGAGAGGTTGATCTTTCAAAACGGAGATTAAGCTGACAACtaagtgaaaaattattattatgcttaAAAACGCAGGACATCTTAATGcatgcaaaatcagggaaaaattcCTATCTGTCCTACGAGGCCTCTTAAGCGATGCAAAACATTCAGCTGCCTTGCGGCACTTTATGTACGGCAAAATTTATAGTCCCGTTCCTCTAAGCTGTAATCGTCACATGGAAGGACGCCTTGATAGCTTAATTTATTGAAGCATCTGGTGCGACGCTGATACATACTTGAGTCTAGGTCAAGGTGGATTATTTTTCCTCCTAAGAATTACTTTAGTGATAGCCGATTATTACGTAAACGCAAGCGCTGAAAATCCACGGTTCCCCCCACCGTGTTTTGGCTGACTTTAATCACATTCTTTAAGCTATAAATGTGTTCACAAATGTCACCAAATCCCTGTCACGAGTTTCTTTAGCTACGATGGGTGGCTATATAATAGCAAAAGTACTTAAATCATAAACATATAACAGTGTAGTGTTGGATAGAAATCATGATTAGAGTGGGTTTTTTCGGCCATCAACAATTACGATTCCATTCATCTCAGAAAGTTTTGAATGCATGACATCCGAATCTGAACGCTACTTGGGGtacgaaaaaaattagaatcagTTACTAAACCTAATGCCAATTGAAATCCAGAGTCAtaaactcatttaaaaatttccgaGATTTGTCGAAATTTGATAGAAGAAGAAGATGGCGATATTTGCCCCAAATCTCATGCACTAGGACATTTCTAAACCCTACGTGTTCCACGGTGAATCTATTGAGCTAAACGAGAAAGACTAGACATTGATGAATGAAGAAAGACATGCAGGACGCAGGCATCAGGGAAGACAATCAAGGAGAACGTCTAATTTGTACATTTGAATAATTGTCCCAGAGCTTACTCCGAGAAGAATGGATTAAGTTATCTTGGCTCTTATGATGGAGCGATCAGGAAAGTAAgacaaatgagaaaaatatttaaaataaaatatccctgtCAAAAGAAAAACCCTAGAAAACTTGTAATAGATAAAAGAAACCTTCAAGGTCACAAAATGGCTCAATTATTAAGCtaatttcataaattatcatAATTCGAAAAGATAAGCAAATAGAAGGTCTCAGTTGCAAGCTTCATAACACCAATTCAGGCTTCTTGAAGAATTGCAATGATCTCTCAAATTATATTCGGCATACTTTAGAAAATATAACATACAATTATGGGTAATAACCACATCAAATTACAGCAGCACGAGTAGTGCAAAATTAgtttaataaaacaaataaacaagCAATAATTATAGAACGACTTTTTGGAAGTAACTCCGTTTCCCTATCTACGATATTAAACgcggatgcagaaaaatattcaCACGTCAAACTAACGTAAAAGTCGATACATATATTATGGTGCCATAAGGCATgggatatttaatttatttaagcattttctccaaataacaattataatttttcgcTTTAGACATAAAAATAACATCACGAAATGGACATTTGTCATCAAATTTAGGCACTTGAAAGCATCTAATatagaaacataaaataaaaaaaaaatttattaataaaagtaCGCGCTTTccaaaaaaaaggataaaattcacttaaatgttcaaaataagcTCTTTTTCACTCGGTGAATTATGATTGGGTGGTCATtggaaataatagaaatttatgaTTGGATGAAACCCAATAGTTTCCACAGATtggagattaaataaaaaataaacaaagaattaCGCTCCATTGGCAAAATAGGTTCCAAAGCAATCTTAACAATAAAGGCACACTGTTCTTTTCACACCTATTTTAATACTCGGCAAATTTAAGCGAAAATAAGTGCGGAAAGAATAAAGTGCCTACGTTATTAccatgcataacttccacaaagtaaatTCACCGACTATCAACTTCACACCAACCCAATTCCTTCCACCATCTGATAAAGCCACAGAATCAAATTCTGGATGCTTGAGCTCAGCGTTAGGCCGTAAAATGCAATTCTTGAGTAACTTAGTgtcatttccaataaaaattaattttttattaagttgAAATTTCCACAGGGTTATAAACCATATCATGATTCAACACAAATTAATACAAAGACCTCATAAAAAGCCGTCATTCTGGACTACAATGTACGTGGGATATTTTTTAGCTTTACCTAATAGTCTTCTATGATCCACATATATAACAATATCACATAGTGAACgaatattacaaataataaaatataattatcttgGAAGGAAACACAACcaaaaagcaaaatttaatttattgttgaGAAACGCTTAAGCCGGTTAGTGAAGGAGGAGACCAATTCCAACTCGCTCACGACCggtcgtattatttttttccgccgCGAATTCCTGGTTTTAAACGTACTTTTTAAATCTTGAAATGTAGCGTATTCCTATAGCCTCGAATGTTCCATCTGCATCtgcataataccttgcgagccagctcaagggtatttggcagggggtgaatgtACACTAACACGCAGCATGCAACACGCTATATCTTAATAGTTATTAATTAAAGTAGCTGAAGAATAGAAAGAGTTCATCCGTGAactggataaaatacaaaggaaggatgcgcgtttcgtcaaaaactgctacgggcgtacagacagcgttacccagatgttgagcgaattaggctgggagccgctggagactcggaggctacgcgctaggcttagattgtttgaacaattgagaatggatgtctttaagagcgacacagagaacataatattagagccacactatatttccaggtccgatagaagcgataaattaagggaaatgttttgccgaacggatagatatgggaatccgtttttcccccgaaccataaaagactttaataaacgctagtcccaacctcgttagagcacttcatttttttttgctgtaaacggctggtgttctaacaccccctgccacacgccatttaatggcttgcggggtattatgtagatgtagatgaatagtcACCGAATAGAAGACTGAAACACAAGCACATTAGGATggttcttatttttaaagttttcgaatttcttttgagacacccccccagttttgttccatttggtgagaaaataaatcctgaaaattatttttgcaataggataccgggaaaacgtgccgcatcgcacttagaCTTTTGAAATCTTGGTATTTtagggtgtttttcggacatgaTTGAAGCAGATGTCACTCTCGCattattccatcacttttttgtcttctactaCGACTTGATAGGCGTTTCCAGTGTATCATCCCATGTacaattcatttcttccctttgaTTCTCGGGATGTCACTCCGTGAGTGaacgcgcgccaccccagtcagacaatgCGGGCGGCACGctggttgcatactctcaatatttgatgatcattctcactcatcgtaaataGCATAACTCTTTAGATAAACATTAAACATCGTCATTTTAACCTAGAATGCTATATTAATCATTGATTATAGCCAAAACGGACTTCGTAGCAGTGCTCTATTCCCCATATCTAAATGTTATACCTAAGTGCTTATatctaaattcagcctgaatgaTCGCAAAATCTTTAACATTGGCGCCCGAGCGGTGGTGATTAATAACATCTGATTTTGAGAAATTTCGGATCTGAGCCCCAGATGTAAGCTGGAAAATATCCCGCATTGGGCATATTTGATATCTTTGACATTTATTCCCTTTGGTTCCAGGGATATCTATTGATGTTTTGTACAACCTTGAAAGCTAGATTTTTAAATGGGGTATTAGAATTTAGCCTccgtatttaatgaaataacatggatgaaagaaaatatgcatatttcagtTTGTAAAACGAACAGAAATTTTTTCTACTTTCTTTTAACAACTCttataatacattaaattttttattaacaaatcaATTTCCACAATAACCCAATATcgttggaaaacatttttcctatcACAATCACGGGGATATTACTTTCGATTTAAGGTGACCATTAAAACTTAATATAGTGTCCTTATTTATTGCAAACAAAGGTTCTCGAAATTCTTTTGATAAAGTTGCTCTATGGAATCTGGAAATTTCTGGAAAGGCCGCTCCCTCcgcccccccccgccccccacctaTCTATTAACTCCCATCTAATCCAACCTTTTCCCGatactatgaaataaaaactctCAAGTTGAAACCTAGAGCTTGTAAATACTATGAAAGGCAAATACATGCAAGAAGAAGCACCTTCGCATGCAATTAGGGTTAGTTCTCAGAAATCATTCACTGAATTAAGATAGAAGCTCTTAGATATAAGACTtggatatggagaataaaccactaCTACTAAGTCATGGCTATAAACAGTggtaaatatagcattcaaggttatattgacgaagtttaaagtttatctaaagaaatTTATGCTTTAGAtaagtgagaatgatcaacaaatgttgagggtatgcaacccgcgtgctgCCGAAATTCTCCGACTGGGATGGGgtgcgctcactctcggtgcgatatcccgggaaccaatgGACAGAAATTAAAGATAATTGAGTTAATACACCGCAAATGTATATCGAATCTTTGTAGACGACAAAAAAgggatagaataatccgagagtgacatcatcttcagctACAtccgaaaaataccaaaatttcacaACTTTAAGTGCGATGGAGCACGCTTTCCCGGACTCGATTGCAAGcataattttccttatttattttatcaccaaatGGAATAAAACTGGGGTGTgttccaaaagaaattcgaaaacttaaaacataaggaccaccctaatgcgcCTGCCGGCAGGGGGCGTCAGCTCACACCGATCTTGTATTGCTCCATTCAAATTGACTCCAACCATGCGAAATACATTACACTATTATGTGGTATTCATGCATCTGCGTAAAACGAGCCAGCTGCTGAAAAGGAAAACGACCAAAAACCCAAACCAGAAAAAACCATGCATTTGGTCGACCAAGAAAGTGCAGCGAGTAATAACATTGATGGAACATCTGTTACTTCATTCCCaagaaaagcatttttattgtcattggtTATCGGCATCTCAAATGTAAAAACTTAATATCTAAGGAAATATTGTGGCAGATTTTAATACAGAAAATTTGAATGCAAGTAAATGCTGGGAACAGTCTACTATAAATACTCCGAAAATTTCGAGATCATAGGTTAATTTCTAAGCGAGTAATTCGTCGCAAAAAAGACAGGTTGTACGGGAGTGAGTGTCCTCTCAACAGTTGCCAAACAAGCAAGTGGCTGACCACGCAAAAGATAAAAGGGCAGCCGACAGGGGATTAAATCATCTCCACGGATACCCTATCGCCGCAGTCGGCAGGGCCGCGGCGTTAACAAGCTCATTTCTTGGATCGCACACGACCGGTGCATGCGAAGGGACGCCGTGAAATGTGCGTAGGAAATTAAATAATGCGACCGTCTGGCGAAAACGTTAGCGGAGAACGGTTTTGTCTGGAGAGGGGGGAagtattggggggggggaggggggcgtggcCCGGAAAAATTCAGCTGCGAAACGCAATCCGAGGGTGGCCGAGGGCGACGCTTGCGCTCCCGTTTATGAACGCCCGGAGAGAACGAAGTGAAGGGAAGGGTTACAGAGAAAGAGACCTCTCACTCACTCTCCGCGATGTGTTGGgataagggagagagagaaagagagaggaagcagagagagagagagaagggggaggGATAAGTGCCCCGCGATACATAGTATATATACAGAGTGCGGGCCCACAGGACCACTAGACATCCAACGGCTCACAGATCCGCAGACATGTTCAAGGTAAGTCGTCCCGCCAAGAACACGTGCCCAAGCTTCTCCTCGAGGCATTCGCGGTACTCGCTCCCTGTCGAACTGCAGGTTGGTCATGGTAGAACTCACACTGGACCAGGTAATGTTCGTGTGGATTTTACGTAGAGTGGAAGGGCTCAAAGCGTGGATCTTTGCCAGGGGTACCATAAGGCTTCTCCCAACAATATACTGCAGTTGTTATCTCAACTCTTGGATACTTGAGGGTAGACCTTATCTATTTAATTAAACCCTGGAGTCAACCTGCCTTTGGATTTCTATCACTAAGGGTGGAGGAAGGCTCCCTGCCTTAGGTCACTTCTTACAACGAGATTATTGACTGGGAATGTCCTAAGGCCTCTTCATGCACTTCCTCACActtgttcatttaattttttggacAGGTGGGAGTATATCTCAGCCAGTATTAAGCCCTGGTGTGACCCTAGCTAGTGCATTTCATATCTTCAGGGCGGAGGAGTTTATAATTATTAGAAACCTAGCACTACATGGATTTCCGTTCATTGAGTCCAAAGGCTTCTCTTTTATCCTAGTCAGTAGCCAAACACTCACACCACAAGGCGATCAATCTCCCCAATACTCATCGTGAGCATTATTCATCTAAACTTGGGCACGTAACCGGACTCGCGAGAAAGACTTGATAAGATTAAGGAAACAGTCTCGGTTTTCCCACCACTGATCTTGATAATTTGGCAGAAACCGTGAGATGATTGCATTTAACAGTTCTCTGTAATGCATATCATAGGCCACACTATAAGCAATCAAAAATCTTTCAACCCATTCACCAACATTAAGCAAACAAAACTACATATTGACCCGAGGTAACACTAATTCCAGGTAGATGTTTGCATGAATCTCACTGCAGTGACGATATTCGCAGAAGAGATCCCATTTTGGACACGGGAACGAACTGTCTGGTAATATTACCTTGTCCTGGCATTCAAATAACATTTAGGAAATAGAGCCTCTACTTCCAGCACTATCTACCATCGGACTTTTCATTTATCAATTTCTTGTTTTGAACAAGTTTTTGGTAATGGGTTCCTTGCCCTCATGTACAGTAATATTCTAAGGACCCACCCTGGGTCCTCATCCGCTGTAGATATGGATCACTTACACATTACGATTAGGATATACAGCCTCTACTCTCAGCACCATCTACCAACGGAAATTTATATTAACAATGTCTTCCTATTTCTCCTTTCAGTTCGTCGCCCTCTTCGCCCTCGTGGCCGTCGCTAACGCCGGATACCTCGGCGCCCCCGCCGTCGTGGCACCCGCTTACGGCCACGCCGCTTACGCCCGTCCCCTCGCCTACGCCGCCAAGGCCGTCGTCCCAGCCGTCGCCAAGGTCGCCGTTGACACCGACTACGACCCCAACCCTCACTACAGCTACTCCTACGACATCCAGGATGCTCTGACCGGAGACTCCAAGGGACAGCACGAGCAGCGTGATGGAGATGTCGTCCAGGGATCCTACAGCCTGGTTGAACCCGACGGCACCCGCCGTACCGTCGACTACACCGCTGACCCCGTCAACGGATTCAACGCTGTCGTCCACCGCGAGCCCGCCGTCGTCAAGGCCGCCATTGCCGCACCCGTCGTCGCCAAGGCCTACGCCGCTCCCCTCGCCTACGCCGCACCCGCTTACGGAAAAGCCTACCTCGGTTAATTTAGctagattattttatatttaatatttaaataatgtaaataaatttataccacTACTTAATTGGCTTATTTAATCCTCCGAAGTCCCCGATCTGATGGAAGATGCTCCTCAACGCCTTATGGACGGTGGCGGAGTTTGCCATTTGAAACGTATGCGATGGAAAActtgacccggttggaaacccgggAAGAGGTCATCTCATTAGGTCGCCGGGAAAGAACTCAATTCTACACATAAACCCCCGAAAAATGCACCACCTCCAAACTTAACCACTCTAAAACATTCCTAGCCACGACCTTGCATTAAGAAATCTCTACAGAAGAAAAAGCAATTGAAATGCGAAAGTAAAATAATTGTAAGAGCACATAAAATCAAGTTCATTGTCATATTTAAACAATTACGTAGTGCACCTCTCATTATCATGAGAAGGTTTGTGAGTTGGAGCAGCGGAGCACAATGCCCCTGCCTCAACTCCACCAAAAGTCATTTATCCCTTGAACCTAAAAATTCTTCCTGCAATATTACCTGGCCTAAATGACACCTGGGTCCTACCCTTTTCCATTCACTACCTGACCGCTACACTGCCTTAATGCGTCTTTCGTTGGTAGGTCATTTAAAATTTACGACGTTTATAGATTACCTTTGTTCACATGAGTGAAAAATTTGCGAATCTTAGTGAAGGGTTAAAATCTTCGAGGGAGAAGTTAGGCTTTCAAGGAATACGAACTCACCAAATCCACACCTGCATGGCCTAGTTTTATTCTCGCCCATCCTAACCAACCttcgatttgaaattttgaaactcTGAGCTATAGAAATAAT containing:
- the LOC124165512 gene encoding larval cuticle protein A3A-like, giving the protein MFKFVALFALVAVANAGYLGAPAVVAPAYGHAAYARPLAYAAKAVVPAVAKVAVDTDYDPNPHYSYSYDIQDALTGDSKGQHEQRDGDVVQGSYSLVEPDGTRRTVDYTADPVNGFNAVVHREPAVVKAAIAAPVVAKAYAAPLAYAAPAYGKAYLG